A window of Aquitalea denitrificans contains these coding sequences:
- the proB gene encoding glutamate 5-kinase, translating into MRSVIHAASRIVVKVGSSLVTNDGKGLDLAALARWAAEIAELKRRGKQVVLVSSGAIAEGCQRLGWSVRPKGVHELQAAAAVGQMGLCQAYETAFRAFGLKTAQILLTHEDLADRTRYLNARSTLTTLLNLNVVPIINENDTVVTDEIRFGDNDTLGALVTNLIEADALIILTDQQGLYTADPRKHPDAVFVHEAQAGDATLEDMAGGVGSSVGTGGMITKILAAKRSARSGAATVIACGREHDVLSRLADGEGIGTQLLAPTNRMAARKQWLADHLKLTGRIVLDHGAAQAVRERGTSLLPVGVTAIDGDFLRGEAVACVDQQGEEVARGLVNYSSDEARLIMKKTTREIEATLGYMVEPELIHRDNMVTL; encoded by the coding sequence ATGCGTTCGGTGATTCATGCCGCCAGCCGTATCGTGGTGAAAGTGGGCTCCAGCCTGGTAACCAATGACGGCAAAGGACTGGATCTGGCCGCACTGGCGCGCTGGGCTGCCGAAATTGCCGAACTGAAGCGGCGCGGCAAACAGGTGGTGCTGGTTTCCAGCGGCGCCATTGCCGAAGGCTGTCAGCGTCTGGGCTGGTCGGTACGTCCCAAGGGGGTACATGAGCTGCAGGCCGCCGCCGCCGTCGGCCAGATGGGTTTGTGCCAGGCTTATGAAACCGCCTTCCGTGCCTTTGGCCTGAAAACCGCCCAGATCCTGCTGACCCATGAAGATCTTGCGGACCGCACCCGCTATCTGAACGCCCGTAGCACCCTCACCACCCTGCTCAACCTCAATGTCGTTCCCATCATCAACGAGAACGACACCGTGGTGACTGACGAAATCCGCTTTGGCGACAACGACACACTGGGCGCACTGGTCACCAACCTGATTGAAGCCGATGCGCTGATCATCCTCACCGATCAGCAAGGCCTGTATACCGCAGACCCGCGCAAACACCCGGACGCCGTCTTTGTGCACGAGGCACAGGCGGGCGATGCCACGCTGGAAGACATGGCCGGCGGTGTCGGTTCCAGTGTGGGCACCGGTGGCATGATCACCAAGATTCTGGCCGCCAAACGCTCCGCCCGCAGCGGTGCCGCCACCGTCATCGCCTGCGGGCGCGAACACGATGTGCTGTCACGGCTGGCCGATGGCGAAGGCATCGGTACCCAGCTGCTGGCACCGACCAACCGCATGGCGGCGCGCAAGCAGTGGCTGGCCGACCATCTGAAGCTGACTGGTCGCATCGTACTGGATCATGGTGCGGCACAGGCAGTACGCGAACGCGGCACCAGCCTGCTGCCGGTGGGTGTTACCGCCATTGATGGCGACTTCCTGCGCGGGGAGGCCGTGGCCTGCGTCGACCAGCAAGGTGAGGAAGTGGCCCGTGGTCTGGTGAACTACAGCTCGGACGAGGCCCGCTTGATCATGAAGAAAACCACCCGCGAAATCGAAGCCACCCTGGGCTATATGGTGGAGCCTGAGCTGATCCATCGCGACAATATGGTTACGCTGTGA
- a CDS encoding glutamine amidotransferase, which yields MQKIIIKTGRTYPALAAQLGDFEDWITRELGGEPGDWRVVDVQQGETLPPVSECAGAVLTGSPAMVSDYEDWSVSTANWLRAAIAQDMPVLGICYGHQLLADALGGQVAYHPQGPEAGVVDVRLLPAAAEDPIFADLPPSFPAAVIHWQSVSTLPPGAVRLAANDFEPNHAFRVGSAWGVQFHPEFDTAAMDAYLAHLAPTLQAAGQPAEQLRAQLRPTPQAAAVLQRFARLLQEQAA from the coding sequence ATGCAGAAAATCATCATCAAGACGGGCCGCACCTACCCGGCGCTGGCTGCCCAACTGGGCGATTTCGAAGACTGGATTACCCGTGAGCTGGGTGGTGAACCCGGCGACTGGCGCGTGGTAGATGTGCAGCAGGGCGAAACCCTGCCGCCGGTCAGTGAATGTGCCGGTGCGGTGCTGACCGGCTCGCCGGCCATGGTCAGCGACTACGAAGACTGGAGCGTGAGCACGGCCAACTGGCTGCGTGCCGCCATCGCCCAAGACATGCCGGTGCTGGGCATCTGCTATGGTCACCAGCTGCTGGCTGATGCGCTGGGCGGCCAGGTTGCCTATCACCCGCAAGGGCCGGAGGCTGGTGTGGTGGATGTCCGCTTGTTGCCAGCGGCGGCAGAAGATCCGATTTTTGCCGACCTGCCGCCCAGCTTCCCGGCTGCGGTCATCCACTGGCAGTCGGTCAGCACACTGCCGCCCGGTGCGGTAAGGCTGGCGGCCAATGATTTCGAACCCAACCATGCCTTCCGCGTCGGGTCGGCCTGGGGCGTGCAGTTTCATCCCGAGTTTGATACGGCAGCCATGGACGCCTATCTGGCACATCTGGCACCCACCTTACAAGCGGCAGGACAGCCGGCAGAACAGTTGCGCGCGCAACTGCGCCCGACACCGCAAGCGGCCGCCGTATTACAGCGCTTTGCCCGCCTGCTGCAGGAACAGGCTGCCTGA
- the ruvB gene encoding Holliday junction branch migration DNA helicase RuvB — protein sequence MIETDQLIGGAPERRIVTQQSLSTQEEALERALRPKLLDEYVGQKKAREQLEIFIEAAKRRGEALDHVLLFGPPGLGKTTLAHIVAREMGVNLRQTSGPVLERAGDLAALLTNLEPHDVLFIDEIHRLSPVVEEILYPALEDYQIDIMIGEGPAARSVKLDLPPFTLIGATTRAGMLTNPLRDRFGIVARLEFYTAEELTKIVSRSAGLLNVTLGPDGAFEVARRSRGTPRIANRLLRRVRDYAEVKSDGIVTAQVADAALAMLDVDPAGLDVMDRKLLAAILEKFGGGPVGLDNVGAAIGESTDTIEDVIEPFLIQQGYLQRTPRGRMATALAYTHFGLPLKD from the coding sequence ATGATTGAAACCGACCAACTGATTGGCGGCGCACCCGAGCGACGCATTGTTACCCAGCAGAGCCTGTCCACCCAGGAAGAAGCGTTGGAGCGCGCCCTGCGCCCCAAGCTGCTGGACGAGTATGTTGGCCAGAAGAAGGCGCGCGAGCAGCTGGAAATCTTCATCGAGGCGGCCAAGCGCCGTGGCGAGGCGCTGGACCATGTGCTGCTGTTCGGCCCGCCTGGCCTGGGCAAGACCACGCTGGCGCATATCGTGGCGCGCGAGATGGGCGTCAATCTGCGTCAGACCTCCGGCCCGGTACTGGAACGCGCCGGCGACCTGGCAGCCCTGCTGACCAATCTGGAGCCGCACGATGTGCTGTTCATCGACGAAATCCACCGCCTGAGCCCGGTAGTGGAAGAAATCCTCTACCCGGCGCTGGAGGATTACCAGATCGACATCATGATCGGTGAAGGCCCTGCCGCGCGCTCGGTCAAGCTGGACCTGCCGCCCTTCACCCTGATCGGTGCCACCACCCGCGCCGGCATGTTGACCAACCCCTTGCGCGACCGTTTCGGTATTGTGGCACGGCTGGAGTTCTACACCGCCGAGGAACTGACCAAGATTGTCAGCCGCTCCGCCGGCCTGTTGAATGTGACACTGGGCCCGGATGGCGCTTTCGAAGTGGCTCGCCGTTCGCGCGGCACACCGCGTATCGCCAACCGCCTGCTGCGCCGGGTGCGCGACTATGCCGAAGTGAAGTCCGACGGCATTGTCACCGCCCAGGTGGCCGATGCCGCACTGGCCATGCTGGATGTGGACCCGGCAGGGCTGGACGTGATGGACCGCAAATTGCTTGCCGCCATTCTGGAAAAATTTGGTGGCGGCCCGGTGGGGCTAGACAATGTTGGCGCTGCCATTGGCGAATCCACCGACACCATCGAAGACGTGATCGAACCCTTCCTGATCCAGCAAGGCTATCTGCAGCGTACCCCGCGCGGACGGATGGCAACGGCACTGGCCTACACCCATTTCGGCCTGCCATTGAAAGACTAG
- the ribB gene encoding 3,4-dihydroxy-2-butanone-4-phosphate synthase has translation MSYPHSTHLPSRLATALAALRQGLPVIVSDDDDRENEADLIMAADNISQPEMARMIRDGSGIVCLCLTSEHAARLQLAPMVQYNGSRYGTAFTVSIEATQGVSTGVSAADRVTTIRAAIAPHAKPQDLARPGHVFPLIARPGGVLERRGHTEAAVELATLAGFSPAGVLCELMNPDGSMMRGQQLTAYAAQHGLPMLTVAELADWRCQQQAEQQAAVCA, from the coding sequence ATGTCATACCCACACAGCACCCATCTGCCATCACGCCTTGCCACTGCTCTCGCGGCCCTGCGTCAGGGCCTGCCCGTCATTGTCAGCGACGATGACGACCGCGAAAACGAAGCCGATCTGATCATGGCCGCCGATAACATCAGTCAGCCGGAAATGGCGCGCATGATTCGTGATGGCAGTGGTATTGTCTGCCTGTGCCTGACGTCAGAGCACGCAGCCCGGCTGCAACTGGCCCCCATGGTGCAGTACAACGGCAGCCGCTATGGCACGGCGTTTACCGTCAGCATCGAGGCCACTCAAGGGGTCAGCACCGGCGTATCCGCCGCCGACCGCGTCACCACCATCCGCGCTGCTATTGCCCCCCACGCCAAGCCACAAGACCTGGCCCGCCCCGGCCATGTGTTTCCGCTAATTGCCCGCCCCGGCGGCGTGCTGGAGCGGCGTGGCCATACCGAAGCGGCGGTGGAGCTGGCCACACTGGCCGGTTTCAGTCCGGCGGGGGTGTTGTGCGAGCTAATGAATCCGGACGGCAGCATGATGCGCGGCCAGCAGTTGACCGCCTATGCCGCGCAGCACGGCCTGCCCATGCTGACCGTGGCCGAGCTGGCCGACTGGCGTTGCCAGCAGCAAGCTGAACAGCAGGCCGCCGTCTGCGCCTGA
- the ruvA gene encoding Holliday junction branch migration protein RuvA has translation MIGRLSGTLIEKLPPQVVVDVNGVGYEVDVPMTTFYQLPVLGQKTTLFTHLVVREDAHLLFGFASKEERQTFRQLIKVSGIGAKIALAILSGMTADELAVAVASEDLKRLSSVPGIGKKTAERLVLELRGKLATGSNLAVPGGLPFAATPDDKSDIVNALLALGYNEKEAAAATKGLPADVTVSDGVRLALKNLMKG, from the coding sequence ATGATCGGACGCCTCAGCGGCACCCTTATCGAAAAACTGCCACCGCAAGTGGTGGTGGATGTCAACGGCGTCGGTTACGAAGTGGATGTGCCGATGACCACTTTTTACCAACTGCCTGTGCTGGGACAGAAAACCACGCTGTTCACCCATCTGGTAGTGCGCGAAGATGCCCATCTGCTGTTTGGTTTTGCCAGCAAGGAGGAGCGGCAGACCTTCCGCCAGCTGATCAAGGTGAGTGGCATCGGTGCCAAGATTGCGCTGGCCATTTTGTCCGGCATGACGGCGGACGAACTGGCGGTGGCCGTTGCCAGCGAAGACCTCAAGCGGCTGTCCTCGGTACCCGGCATCGGCAAGAAAACCGCCGAACGGCTGGTGCTGGAGCTGCGTGGCAAGCTGGCCACCGGTAGCAATCTGGCGGTGCCGGGCGGCCTGCCGTTTGCGGCGACGCCGGATGACAAGAGCGATATCGTCAATGCGCTGCTGGCGCTGGGTTACAACGAGAAGGAAGCGGCAGCTGCCACCAAGGGCCTGCCGGCAGATGTGACCGTGAGCGACGGGGTAAGGCTGGCACTGAAGAACCTGATGAAGGGTTAG
- a CDS encoding prenyltransferase, which produces MSSSPVAIEPQATALAHHPARWWLATRPAFLSITLAGALLGVAGSGWPAIQQHWPLALLGLLLALLTHAAVNVINDVADHHNGTDAANTARLFPFTGGSRFIQNGVLSVMQMQRLAYGLFALVIAGGLYLVSLRGLPLLLIGFAGVVLGWGYSAPPLRLNSRGLGELSVAACFLLLPQGMAVLLSGNWLPSLLWASLPFAVLTSLLLYINQFPDREADRLAGKWHWVVRLPLTQARAGYGLLVELAYGVLAILLWWQLLPVTAALGLLTLPLSLYASGQLWWHAAEPARLRPAIIATIMAANLFPLLLAVALLLA; this is translated from the coding sequence ATGTCGTCTTCCCCTGTTGCCATCGAACCGCAGGCCACCGCCCTGGCACACCATCCGGCCCGCTGGTGGCTGGCCACGCGGCCTGCTTTTCTCAGCATCACGCTGGCCGGGGCGCTGTTGGGTGTAGCCGGCAGCGGCTGGCCGGCCATACAACAACACTGGCCGCTGGCACTGCTGGGCCTGTTGCTGGCCTTGCTCACCCATGCCGCAGTTAATGTCATCAATGATGTGGCCGACCATCACAATGGCACGGATGCTGCAAATACGGCGCGGCTGTTTCCCTTTACCGGTGGCAGCCGCTTCATCCAGAACGGCGTCCTCAGTGTCATGCAGATGCAGCGCCTGGCTTATGGTCTGTTTGCGCTGGTTATTGCTGGCGGCTTGTATCTGGTCAGTTTGCGAGGACTGCCCTTGCTGCTGATCGGTTTTGCCGGGGTGGTGCTGGGCTGGGGCTATTCGGCCCCGCCATTGCGGCTTAACAGCCGTGGTCTGGGTGAATTGAGTGTGGCTGCGTGCTTTTTATTGTTGCCACAGGGCATGGCGGTATTGCTGAGTGGTAACTGGTTGCCGTCCTTGCTGTGGGCCAGCCTGCCATTTGCTGTACTCACCAGCCTGCTGCTGTATATCAACCAGTTTCCTGATCGCGAGGCCGACCGGTTGGCCGGTAAATGGCATTGGGTAGTACGGCTGCCGCTGACGCAGGCACGCGCAGGTTATGGCCTGCTGGTGGAACTGGCTTATGGCGTGCTGGCCATATTGCTATGGTGGCAGTTGTTACCGGTAACTGCCGCGCTTGGCCTGCTCACGCTGCCGCTATCGTTGTATGCCAGCGGGCAGCTGTGGTGGCATGCAGCCGAACCGGCGCGCTTGCGTCCGGCCATCATCGCCACCATCATGGCGGCCAATCTGTTTCCGCTGCTGCTGGCCGTGGCTTTGCTGCTGGCCTGA
- the ruvC gene encoding crossover junction endodeoxyribonuclease RuvC — protein MSRRILGVDPGSRITGFGVIDLVGQQRHYVASGCIRTPQGAPLAERIKVIIDGLFGVIDTYQPHEAAIEQVFVNVNPAATLMLGQARGACVSALVLRNLAVSDYTALQVKQSVVGHGKAAKEQVQHMVVRMLNLSGTPQADAADALAVALAHANLSGGAIGQLARQGLKVRGGRLV, from the coding sequence GTGAGTCGGCGCATTCTGGGGGTGGACCCCGGTAGTCGCATCACTGGCTTCGGGGTAATCGATCTGGTGGGCCAGCAGCGTCACTATGTGGCTTCTGGCTGCATCCGCACCCCGCAGGGCGCACCCTTGGCGGAGCGTATCAAGGTGATCATCGATGGGCTGTTCGGCGTGATCGACACCTATCAGCCACACGAAGCCGCCATCGAACAGGTTTTCGTCAACGTTAATCCGGCGGCCACGCTGATGCTGGGCCAGGCACGCGGGGCCTGCGTGTCGGCGCTGGTGTTGCGCAACCTCGCCGTATCGGACTACACCGCCTTGCAGGTGAAGCAGTCGGTGGTCGGGCACGGCAAGGCGGCCAAGGAGCAGGTGCAGCACATGGTGGTGCGCATGCTCAATCTGTCCGGCACGCCACAGGCCGACGCGGCCGATGCGCTGGCGGTGGCCTTGGCGCATGCCAATCTCAGCGGCGGTGCCATCGGCCAACTGGCGCGGCAGGGGCTGAAAGTCCGTGGTGGCCGACTGGTATAG
- the murU gene encoding N-acetylmuramate alpha-1-phosphate uridylyltransferase MurU produces MKAMILAAGRGERMRPLTDHTPKPLLLVGGRPLIEWHIRRLAAAGIRQLVINHAWLGAQIEQVLGDGSRFGVEIAYSPEASALETAGGIATALPLLGDVPFLVVNGDVLSDVDFAVLAQAARQLDGQTRLAHLLLVDNPPHNPAGDFGLQDNGLLSPGPQAGNGLTFSGIAAYHPALFATTPAGQPAKLAPLLRAAMAEGQVSGSRLDGLWLDVGTPERLAEADAIAAGWSA; encoded by the coding sequence ATGAAAGCGATGATTCTGGCGGCCGGTCGTGGCGAGCGCATGCGTCCCTTGACCGACCACACGCCCAAGCCCTTGCTGTTGGTCGGTGGCAGGCCCTTGATTGAATGGCATATCCGTCGCCTGGCCGCAGCCGGTATTCGCCAGTTGGTGATCAACCACGCCTGGCTGGGGGCGCAGATCGAGCAGGTGCTGGGTGACGGCAGCCGCTTTGGCGTGGAAATCGCCTATTCGCCGGAAGCCAGTGCGCTGGAAACGGCGGGCGGCATTGCCACCGCGCTGCCCTTGCTGGGCGATGTGCCCTTTCTGGTGGTGAATGGTGATGTACTGAGCGATGTCGATTTTGCCGTGCTCGCGCAGGCTGCGCGGCAACTGGATGGCCAGACCCGGCTGGCCCACCTGCTGCTGGTGGACAACCCGCCGCACAATCCGGCTGGTGATTTCGGCCTTCAGGACAACGGCCTGCTGTCGCCTGGCCCGCAAGCAGGCAACGGGCTGACTTTTTCCGGCATCGCTGCCTACCACCCGGCCTTGTTTGCCACCACACCCGCCGGCCAACCCGCCAAGCTGGCACCGCTGCTGCGTGCCGCCATGGCGGAAGGGCAGGTGAGTGGTAGCCGGCTGGATGGACTGTGGCTGGATGTGGGCACGCCGGAGCGGCTGGCCGAGGCCGATGCCATTGCTGCAGGTTGGTCGGCGTGA
- the amgK gene encoding N-acetylmuramate/N-acetylglucosamine kinase AmgK, with product MQRLEQLKSWLSSLYPQTDILVEFAAADADFRRYFRAHFPDGTSRIVMDAPPEKMNTDAYVKVCEVFAMVNVPEIIARDRDQGFILLEDLGKVTLLAALEHDARPLVHRHLLLEAVDTLVQLQQASQPGVLPEYDEALLRRELSLFPEWFCAKELGKPLNYAQRQLWDAGCEKLLAAILPQSKVYVHRDFIVRNLMLTTERPGVLDFQDAVYGPISYDLVSLLRDAFIEWEEDFVLDIAIRYWEKARAVGLPVPESVDDFYRDFEWMGVQRHLKVAGIFARLYHRDGKEKYRSEIPRFIKYLKRTTRRYQELAPIYQLLLELVGKDDTDAELQSAYPVLSVKG from the coding sequence ATGCAACGTTTGGAACAACTCAAGAGCTGGCTCTCCAGCCTGTATCCGCAAACCGACATCCTGGTGGAGTTTGCCGCCGCCGATGCCGACTTCCGCCGCTACTTCCGTGCACACTTTCCCGATGGCACTTCGCGCATCGTGATGGATGCCCCGCCAGAGAAGATGAACACCGACGCCTACGTCAAGGTATGCGAGGTGTTTGCCATGGTGAACGTGCCAGAAATCATCGCGCGTGATCGCGATCAGGGCTTCATTCTGCTGGAGGATCTGGGCAAGGTGACCCTGCTGGCGGCGCTGGAGCACGATGCCCGCCCGTTGGTGCATCGTCATCTGCTGCTGGAGGCGGTGGACACCCTGGTGCAACTGCAACAGGCCAGCCAGCCCGGCGTGCTGCCGGAGTACGACGAAGCCTTGCTGCGCCGTGAACTCAGCCTGTTTCCCGAGTGGTTCTGCGCCAAGGAACTGGGCAAGCCGCTCAACTATGCCCAACGCCAGTTGTGGGATGCTGGCTGTGAAAAATTGCTGGCGGCCATCCTGCCGCAAAGCAAGGTTTACGTGCACCGCGATTTTATTGTCCGTAACCTGATGCTGACGACGGAACGCCCCGGTGTGCTGGATTTCCAGGACGCGGTGTATGGCCCCATCAGCTACGATCTGGTGTCCTTGCTGCGCGATGCTTTCATCGAATGGGAAGAGGATTTCGTGCTGGATATCGCCATCCGTTACTGGGAAAAAGCCCGTGCAGTCGGCCTGCCGGTGCCGGAAAGCGTGGATGATTTCTACCGCGATTTCGAGTGGATGGGTGTGCAGCGCCATCTGAAAGTGGCCGGAATCTTTGCAAGACTTTACCACCGCGACGGCAAGGAAAAGTACCGCAGCGAGATTCCGCGCTTCATCAAGTACCTCAAGCGCACCACGCGCCGTTATCAGGAACTGGCCCCGATCTACCAACTGCTGCTGGAGCTGGTGGGCAAGGATGACACCGATGCCGAGCTGCAGTCAGCCTATCCGGTGCTGAGTGTCAAGGGTTGA
- a CDS encoding LPS-assembly protein LptD translates to MLKLQPTKMTLALAAAFSVSTAQADDNAPQALTPPPAAQGQTHVTADHMDGQMQDKLKASGDVVVIRDNQTLEADWLDYYQQQNRVKAGNHFRLTREKDVVTGTTLDYWMDEHTGSAQQPSFQMGSPDTSNKPGGAKRSLAQSGIAFRGDGSEVQFTGPDQYRLINSRVNSCVVGDDSWYLKSSTLDLNYTTNIGVARNARLEFQGVPILYTPWIDFPLDGSRKSGLLTPTFRSGTTGFDIALPYYWNIAPNFDATFTPHLNLKHGTMLAGEFRYLEPGYEGSIYTEQLRNDKLTNTNRYAWYATHKQTVVPGLTFGYEYNYVSDVNYFSDFGDRTLQATNINLKREAWVKYSTGWQGGNVDTMLRAQRYQTLEDPVIAADQPYARLPQMTLVANQKLPAGLSFNLQGDMTRFSHPTLQTGDRFVAYPSVTWSLLEKSWGFIKPKFGVNYTKYDLNPLGSNTTPGSTITRTLPIFSTDSGLSFERDTKFGGSDYVETLEPRLFYVYIPAKDQSKIPNFDSSENDFNFAQLFSENRFSGWDRINAANQLTAAVTSRLISSESGIERLRVMLGQRYYFKNEDTSLYGDQITLQNNSKGLLGSLGGDLTKSWRLDSTYEYNQDLSKTQRYNLQVRYNPAPGKTVSLRYRYGRYEQIGDTTQYGPLRQIDLGVQWPIARQWYAVGRESYSLIDNKPLEHLLGVEYNDGCWTARFVVKRDSTLATTISSASTSTGVFFQLELRGLGGLGSSPTSDLKLAIPGYSNISDIQSY, encoded by the coding sequence ATGCTCAAACTGCAGCCCACGAAAATGACACTGGCCCTGGCCGCCGCATTCTCGGTTTCTACCGCCCAGGCCGACGATAATGCGCCCCAGGCGCTTACCCCCCCGCCCGCAGCCCAAGGACAGACGCATGTCACTGCCGACCACATGGACGGGCAGATGCAGGACAAGCTCAAGGCCAGCGGCGATGTGGTGGTGATCCGCGACAACCAGACCCTGGAAGCGGACTGGCTGGATTACTACCAGCAACAGAACCGGGTAAAGGCGGGCAACCACTTCCGCCTCACCCGCGAGAAAGACGTCGTCACCGGTACTACGCTGGACTACTGGATGGACGAGCACACCGGCTCGGCCCAACAGCCCTCCTTCCAGATGGGCAGCCCGGATACCAGCAACAAGCCGGGTGGTGCCAAGCGCAGCCTGGCGCAGTCCGGCATCGCCTTCCGTGGCGATGGCAGCGAGGTACAGTTCACCGGACCAGACCAGTACCGCCTGATCAACAGTCGCGTGAACTCCTGCGTGGTGGGTGATGACTCCTGGTATCTGAAGTCCTCCACCCTGGACCTGAACTACACTACGAATATCGGCGTTGCCCGCAATGCCCGACTGGAATTCCAGGGCGTCCCCATCCTGTACACGCCGTGGATCGACTTTCCGCTGGATGGCAGCCGCAAGTCCGGCCTGCTGACGCCTACCTTCCGCTCCGGCACCACCGGCTTCGATATTGCGCTTCCCTACTACTGGAACATTGCACCCAATTTCGACGCCACCTTCACGCCGCACCTCAACCTGAAGCACGGCACCATGCTGGCCGGAGAATTCCGCTACCTGGAGCCGGGCTACGAAGGCAGCATCTATACCGAGCAGTTACGCAATGACAAGCTGACCAATACCAACCGCTATGCCTGGTATGCGACGCACAAACAAACCGTCGTCCCCGGCCTGACTTTCGGCTACGAGTACAACTACGTTTCCGACGTCAATTACTTCAGCGACTTCGGCGACCGCACCCTGCAGGCAACCAATATCAACCTCAAGCGTGAAGCCTGGGTGAAATACTCCACTGGTTGGCAGGGTGGCAATGTCGACACCATGCTGCGTGCCCAGCGCTACCAGACGCTGGAAGATCCGGTCATCGCTGCCGACCAGCCCTATGCGCGTCTGCCGCAAATGACGCTGGTGGCCAACCAGAAGCTGCCCGCCGGCCTGAGTTTCAACCTGCAAGGCGACATGACCCGCTTCTCGCACCCCACCTTGCAGACCGGTGACCGTTTCGTGGCCTACCCCAGCGTGACCTGGTCGCTGCTGGAAAAGAGCTGGGGCTTCATCAAGCCCAAGTTCGGGGTCAACTACACCAAATACGACCTGAACCCGCTGGGCAGCAATACCACGCCGGGCAGCACCATCACCCGGACACTGCCGATATTCAGCACCGATTCCGGCCTGTCCTTCGAACGTGATACCAAATTTGGCGGCAGCGACTACGTGGAAACGTTGGAACCGCGCCTGTTCTACGTTTACATTCCGGCCAAGGACCAAAGCAAGATCCCGAACTTCGACAGTTCGGAAAACGACTTCAACTTTGCCCAGCTGTTCTCGGAAAACCGCTTCTCCGGCTGGGACCGCATCAATGCCGCCAACCAGCTGACTGCAGCAGTTACCAGCCGCCTGATCAGCAGCGAGTCCGGTATCGAACGCCTGCGTGTCATGTTGGGCCAGCGCTACTACTTCAAGAATGAAGACACCTCGCTGTATGGCGACCAGATCACCCTGCAGAACAACAGCAAGGGCCTGCTGGGCAGCCTGGGTGGTGATCTGACCAAATCATGGCGTCTGGACAGTACCTACGAATACAACCAGGACCTGTCCAAGACCCAGCGTTACAACCTGCAAGTACGTTACAACCCGGCACCGGGTAAAACGGTCAGCCTGCGTTACCGCTATGGCCGTTACGAACAGATCGGCGACACCACCCAGTATGGTCCGCTGCGCCAGATCGACCTGGGCGTGCAATGGCCGATCGCCCGCCAGTGGTATGCCGTTGGCCGCGAAAGCTATTCGCTGATCGACAACAAGCCACTTGAGCATCTGCTCGGTGTGGAGTACAACGACGGCTGCTGGACTGCCCGCTTTGTAGTGAAACGTGATTCGACGCTGGCCACCACCATTTCTTCAGCCTCAACCAGCACCGGTGTATTCTTCCAGCTGGAACTGCGCGGTCTTGGTGGTCTGGGCAGCAGCCCGACCTCCGACCTGAAGCTGGCGATTCCGGGCTACTCCAATATTTCCGACATCCAATCTTATTGA